In one bacterium genomic region, the following are encoded:
- a CDS encoding malic enzyme-like NAD(P)-binding protein, translated as MSNQKLIRTLRCKNRKFIGVLSKLISTISQMGGDIGNISTVSFGELHNIRDVTIIVNDEDHLSAIVSAVRKIPEVELESVIDEVLELHRGGKLLMRPKFPIQSIEDLRKVYTPGVASVCKLLKEDPSQVEIYTTIGKTVALCTNGSRVLGLGNLGAVASMPVMEGKAALFQQFSGLHMVPILINTLDVNRFVDAVETISSTFAAIQLEDIRTPDCYEVEAKLIERLKIPVMHDDQHGTATVALASLINACRMGGLDLRNAKVGQIGLGAAGSAIANLIMKYTGNPVYGSDVNVEAKKRFETLGGINTDLKDLLRQCQVVVATTGLPGLIKPEDVQKGQVILALSNPFPEITIAEALSAGAAFASDGSRVNNLIGFPGIFRGALDAHAMRFTPEIFIAAALAIVGQTPEQELIPDPLDPLVHAAVAKAVAKAAVQARVTRDFL; from the coding sequence ATGTCCAATCAGAAGCTGATCCGCACCTTACGTTGCAAAAATCGTAAATTTATCGGGGTCTTATCCAAGCTGATCTCCACCATCTCGCAAATGGGCGGGGACATCGGCAATATCTCGACGGTCAGCTTCGGCGAGCTGCACAACATCCGAGACGTCACCATCATCGTCAACGACGAGGACCACCTAAGCGCCATCGTCAGCGCGGTCCGCAAGATTCCCGAGGTCGAGCTCGAATCGGTGATCGACGAGGTCCTCGAGCTCCATCGCGGCGGCAAGCTGCTGATGCGGCCTAAATTTCCCATCCAGTCGATCGAGGATCTGCGCAAGGTCTACACACCGGGCGTGGCCAGCGTCTGCAAGCTGCTCAAGGAAGACCCTTCTCAAGTCGAAATCTACACCACCATCGGCAAGACCGTCGCCCTCTGCACCAACGGCAGCCGGGTCCTGGGTCTGGGCAATCTCGGCGCCGTCGCCTCGATGCCGGTGATGGAGGGCAAGGCCGCCCTCTTCCAGCAATTCTCCGGCCTCCACATGGTTCCGATCCTGATCAACACCCTCGACGTCAACCGCTTCGTCGACGCGGTCGAGACCATCTCCTCGACCTTCGCCGCGATCCAGCTCGAGGACATCCGCACCCCCGATTGCTACGAGGTCGAGGCCAAGCTGATCGAGCGGCTGAAGATCCCGGTCATGCACGACGACCAGCACGGCACCGCCACCGTGGCCCTGGCTTCGCTGATCAACGCCTGCCGGATGGGCGGGCTGGACCTGCGCAACGCCAAGGTCGGCCAGATCGGCCTCGGGGCCGCCGGGTCGGCCATCGCCAACCTCATCATGAAATACACCGGCAACCCGGTCTACGGCAGCGACGTCAACGTCGAGGCCAAGAAGCGCTTCGAGACGCTGGGCGGGATCAACACCGACTTGAAGGACCTGCTGCGCCAATGCCAAGTGGTCGTCGCGACCACCGGGCTCCCCGGCCTGATCAAGCCGGAGGACGTCCAGAAGGGCCAGGTCATCTTGGCGCTATCGAATCCCTTCCCCGAGATCACCATCGCCGAGGCCCTCTCGGCCGGCGCCGCCTTCGCCAGCGACGGCAGCCGGGTCAACAACTTGATCGGCTTCCCCGGCATTTTCCGCGGCGCGCTCGACGCCCACGCGATGCGCTTCACGCCCGAGATCTTCATCGCCGCCGCCCTCGCCATCGTCGGCCAAACGCCCGAGCAGGAGCTCATCCCCGATCCGCTCGACCCGCTGGTCCATGCGGCGGTCGCCAAGGCCGTGGCCAAGGCCGCGGTCCAGGCCCGGGTGACCCGGGATTTCCTCTAA
- a CDS encoding Spy/CpxP family protein refolding chaperone, whose product MSKPLTLKTLLAFLPLLTGISGAFAQAPDFPPPPRHPPDLTKAPFVAELGLSEEQKTQIQKVQEQSRSNFEERQKSVQEARASLDQAMDGSATEAVIWERFEALQKLQSEMKREGFRQALAIRQILTPEQRKKFSELRKKRFEEFRRKHPDMPPPPP is encoded by the coding sequence ATGTCTAAACCCCTAACCCTCAAGACCCTGCTGGCCTTCCTGCCGCTGCTGACGGGGATCTCCGGCGCTTTCGCCCAGGCGCCGGATTTCCCGCCGCCTCCCCGCCATCCGCCCGACTTGACGAAAGCCCCCTTCGTCGCGGAGCTCGGGCTCAGCGAAGAGCAGAAGACTCAAATTCAGAAAGTCCAGGAGCAGTCCCGAAGCAACTTCGAGGAAAGACAGAAGAGCGTCCAAGAGGCCAGAGCGAGCCTGGATCAGGCTATGGACGGGTCCGCAACCGAGGCCGTCATTTGGGAGCGATTCGAAGCGCTGCAAAAGCTCCAAAGCGAGATGAAACGGGAGGGATTTCGCCAAGCGCTCGCGATTCGCCAGATATTGACGCCCGAACAGCGAAAAAAATTCAGCGAGCTACGCAAAAAAAGATTCGAGGAATTCCGGCGAAAGCACCCGGATATGCCGCCGCCTCCACCTTAA
- a CDS encoding methylthioribulose 1-phosphate dehydratase produces MDKTEPFQQAAQAMIEAGKFLFASGWSSATSSNYSTRLDDELIAITVSGKHKGRLTSDDIMLVDLAGRPVATDKKPSAETMLHTSLYARDRSIGAVLHTHSVHATVLSRLSAPNPLRIRDYEMQKAFSGITTHACEICIPIFDNTQNIAALAAEVENYLQNHENVFAYLIKGHGLYTWGQTMEDALRHVEALEFLFSCELTSRSLQR; encoded by the coding sequence ATGGATAAGACCGAGCCGTTCCAGCAGGCCGCCCAAGCCATGATCGAGGCCGGCAAATTTCTCTTTGCCTCCGGCTGGTCCTCGGCCACCAGCAGCAATTATTCGACCCGCTTGGACGACGAGCTCATTGCCATCACGGTTTCCGGAAAGCATAAAGGCCGGCTAACCTCCGACGACATCATGCTGGTCGATCTCGCCGGCCGCCCGGTAGCCACCGACAAAAAACCCTCCGCCGAAACCATGTTGCACACCTCGCTTTACGCCCGCGACCGAAGCATCGGCGCCGTTTTGCACACTCATTCGGTCCATGCGACCGTCCTTTCGCGCCTGAGCGCCCCGAATCCGTTGCGAATCCGCGATTATGAAATGCAAAAAGCCTTTTCCGGCATCACGACCCATGCCTGCGAAATTTGCATCCCGATCTTTGACAACACCCAGAACATCGCCGCCTTGGCCGCCGAAGTCGAAAATTACCTGCAAAACCATGAAAATGTTTTCGCCTACCTCATCAAAGGACACGGCCTGTACACCTGGGGCCAAACGATGGAAGATGCCTTGCGCCACGTCGAAGCTTTGGAATTTTTATTCAGTTGCGAATTAACGTCTCGGAGCCTGCAAAGATGA
- a CDS encoding sigma-70 family RNA polymerase sigma factor, producing the protein MQEDVDEKIRRITEGRLQNFRQLYEEYRNLVRRAMFRLTPRPLLDDLVQEAFLKIWRGLPRFEGRCELKIWIYRIVRNVAVDGLRRQPPPSQAWEEEQGTDQEPEAPRLAQNEIRRLLAGFDMDQRDVIVLFYMEELSIQEISEVLNLPIGTVKSRLHRAREKLRQLMEDIEESHGSP; encoded by the coding sequence ATGCAGGAAGACGTCGACGAAAAAATTCGCCGGATCACGGAAGGACGGCTTCAAAACTTCCGCCAGCTTTACGAGGAATATCGAAATCTCGTCCGGCGGGCGATGTTTCGCCTGACCCCTCGACCTCTGCTGGACGACTTGGTGCAAGAGGCATTCTTGAAAATTTGGCGCGGCTTGCCTCGTTTCGAGGGCCGCTGTGAGCTTAAAATTTGGATCTACCGCATCGTACGGAATGTCGCCGTCGACGGCTTGCGCCGCCAACCCCCTCCTTCTCAAGCCTGGGAGGAAGAACAGGGGACGGATCAAGAGCCCGAGGCACCGCGGCTCGCACAAAATGAGATCCGGCGCTTGCTGGCCGGCTTCGATATGGATCAACGGGACGTGATTGTATTATTCTACATGGAAGAGTTGAGCATCCAGGAAATCTCGGAGGTCTTGAATCTGCCGATCGGGACCGTCAAATCGCGTTTGCACCGGGCGCGGGAGAAGCTACGGCAGCTTATGGAGGACATTGAAGAAAGCCATGGATCGCCCTGA
- a CDS encoding acireductone dioxygenase: MSELRIYHESTPTQARKIFTRHGDVAETLKAVGIRFERWDAGQSLTETSTGEEIIAAYRDCIERLKSACGFRAVDVIRMFPEHPEKDALRAKFLREHIHTEDEIRFFVEGGGLFFLHIGEHIYAVDCEKSDLISVPAGTKHWFDAGPNPHFTAIRFFTNPEGWVAQYTDP, from the coding sequence ATGAGCGAATTGCGCATTTATCACGAAAGCACGCCGACCCAAGCCCGGAAAATTTTCACCCGACATGGCGACGTCGCCGAGACCTTGAAAGCGGTGGGAATTCGTTTTGAGCGATGGGACGCCGGGCAAAGCCTCACCGAAACTTCGACCGGCGAGGAAATTATCGCCGCTTACCGGGATTGCATCGAGCGATTGAAGTCCGCCTGCGGCTTTCGGGCGGTTGACGTCATCCGGATGTTTCCCGAGCACCCCGAGAAGGACGCGCTGCGGGCCAAGTTTTTGCGCGAGCACATCCACACCGAAGACGAAATCCGCTTCTTTGTCGAAGGCGGCGGCTTGTTTTTCCTGCATATCGGCGAGCACATTTACGCGGTGGACTGCGAAAAATCCGACCTTATCAGCGTGCCGGCCGGCACCAAACATTGGTTCGATGCCGGCCCAAATCCCCATTTCACCGCGATTCGTTTTTTCACCAACCCCGAGGGCTGGGTGGCCCAATACACCGACCCGTGA
- the mtnC gene encoding acireductone synthase, producing MIQAILTDIEGTTTDIRFVHDVLFPYAQRHLGAFIEKRRDDPEVREILQAVKRHIGQPAADEATALATLLKWMEEDSKITPLKLLQGILWREAYERGDFRGHVYRDAYEKLQAWRAQGLAIYIFSSGSVEAQKLLFRHSAFGDLTALFSGYFDTQIGAKREVEAYQKITARIGLPAAHILFLSDVKAELDAAQTAGLRTCWVLRSAPAPGLSEHPIVRSFGEIDLSLIS from the coding sequence GTGATTCAAGCGATACTGACAGATATCGAAGGCACGACCACCGACATCCGCTTCGTCCATGATGTTTTATTTCCCTATGCCCAGCGGCATTTGGGGGCTTTCATCGAAAAGCGCCGCGACGACCCCGAGGTTCGCGAAATTTTACAGGCGGTCAAGCGGCATATCGGCCAGCCCGCCGCCGATGAAGCAACCGCGCTTGCCACTCTGCTGAAATGGATGGAAGAGGATTCAAAAATCACCCCCTTAAAGCTCCTGCAAGGAATTCTGTGGCGGGAGGCTTATGAACGGGGGGATTTTCGAGGCCACGTTTACCGGGATGCCTATGAGAAATTGCAGGCATGGCGCGCCCAAGGCTTGGCCATTTACATTTTCTCCTCCGGCTCGGTCGAGGCTCAAAAACTACTCTTCCGACACAGTGCCTTCGGCGACTTGACAGCGCTGTTCTCCGGCTATTTCGATACCCAGATCGGCGCCAAACGGGAAGTCGAAGCCTACCAAAAAATCACGGCTCGGATCGGCCTCCCGGCCGCTCACATTTTATTTTTATCCGACGTAAAAGCCGAGCTGGACGCGGCCCAGACCGCGGGCCTGCGGACATGCTGGGTCCTGAGGAGCGCCCCGGCGCCGGGGCTCAGCGAGCATCCCATCGTGCGGAGCTTCGGGGAAATCGACCTTAGCCTTATTTCTTAA